CCGCACTCCCCGCCTGGACCACGACACGCACCGCAGGGTGCACGGCCGCCTGCCGCGGCTGCCCGTCGACGATCTGATCGCCCTGGCCGAGCTCGGCGACCTGCGCGGCAGGGGAGGCGCGGGCTTCCCCTTCGCCCGCAAGCTCCGCGCGGTCATCGACGCGGCCGGCCGCCGGGGCGCGCCCATCACGGTGGTCGTCAACGCGACCGAGGGCGAGCCCGCCGCCGCCAAGGACAAGGTGCTGCTCACCCGAGCCCCCCACCTGATCCTGGACGGCGCGGACCTGGTCGCCCGCGCGCTGGACGCCCGAGAGATCGTCGTGGGCGTCGCCCACGGCGGCCCGGGGGAGCGGTCCCTGCTCAACGCCGTGCACGAGCGCGGCATGACCGACACCGTGCGCGTCGTCCGCATGCCCGACCGGTTCATCTCCGGCGAGAGCGGCGCCCTGATCGCCGGCATCAACGGCGAGCGCCCGATCCCGCCGGGCCGCAAGGTCCGCGCCAGCGAGATGGGCGTCGGCGGCATGCCGACCATGCTGTCCAACGCCGAGACCTACGCCCAGCTCGCGCTGCTGGCGATGCTCGGGGTGGACCTGTACTCCTCGGTCGGCACCCCGCTCGAACCGGGCACTGTCCTGCTGTCGGTCAGCGGCTCGGCGCGGCGCCCCGCCGTCGTGGAGACCCCCACCGGGGTGCGGCTGCGCGAGGTGCTCGACCTGTGCGACGCCGTCGTGGGCAAGGGCGTGCTGCTCGGCGGCTACCACGGCACCTGGATGTCCGCCGAGGCCGCCGAGCGCGCGGAGGTGTCGCGGGCCGGGTTCGAGGCCCTCGGCGGGGCACTCGGCGCGGGCATCGTCGTCCCGCTCGGCGAGGGCTCCTGCCCGCTCGGCGAGACCGCCAGGGTGGCCAGGTACATGG
The Sphaerisporangium krabiense genome window above contains:
- a CDS encoding NADH-quinone oxidoreductase subunit NuoF family protein, translating into MNGPGVPEVFRIGPGRLTAGLDRTPRLDHDTHRRVHGRLPRLPVDDLIALAELGDLRGRGGAGFPFARKLRAVIDAAGRRGAPITVVVNATEGEPAAAKDKVLLTRAPHLILDGADLVARALDAREIVVGVAHGGPGERSLLNAVHERGMTDTVRVVRMPDRFISGESGALIAGINGERPIPPGRKVRASEMGVGGMPTMLSNAETYAQLALLAMLGVDLYSSVGTPLEPGTVLLSVSGSARRPAVVETPTGVRLREVLDLCDAVVGKGVLLGGYHGTWMSAEAAERAEVSRAGFEALGGALGAGIVVPLGEGSCPLGETARVARYMAEQSAGQCGPCYMGLPDLTRAFGALADGDGHIEAVRRAAEIIRGRGACGHPDGTARFVLSAVDVFAEDIMTHAAYGTCGLPVRGVLPLPQENRVKAREAQLTVDWSRCEGHGLCAHVVPELIGLDQHGYPVVSTASVPFRLEGDARRAIEMCPALALRLAPAPAEARR